A single region of the Malaclemys terrapin pileata isolate rMalTer1 chromosome 4, rMalTer1.hap1, whole genome shotgun sequence genome encodes:
- the MGAT2 gene encoding alpha-1,6-mannosyl-glycoprotein 2-beta-N-acetylglucosaminyltransferase — protein MRLRIYKRKVLLLALLVAACGLALWGSHGRQRKPEPARDPGEPPAPRAASRAAELASAASRRAANASAPPPPRAEPANRTLSYRSLFYQLNFDQPVRNLARFPRRPPGELVLVVQVHERAEHLRLLLDSLRRAPGVENALLVLSHDLWSEELNGLAAQVEFCQVLQIFFPFSAQLYPREFPGHDPRDCPRDIDKKAALRLGCINAEYPDSFGHYREAKFSQTKHHWWWKLHFVWERLRALREHTGLVLFLEEDHYLAPDFYHVLKQLWALKQQECPECQVLSLGSYNVVRGGFSGKADKVEMKTWKSTEHNMGMAFSRDTYQQLIECTDAFCTYDDYNWDWTLQHLTISCLPKFWKVLVPEIPRVFHTGDCGMHHKKACRPSSQSAKIDSLLSSNQQYLFPETMSVSKRYSMAPLSPHVKNGGWGDIRDHELCKSYRRLQ, from the coding sequence ATGCGGCTCCGCATCTACAAGCGcaaggtgctgctgctggcgctgcTGGTGGCCGCCTGCGGCCTGGCGCTCTGGGGCAGCCACGGCCGCCAGCGCAAGCCCGAGCCCGCGCGGGACCCCGGCGAGCCGCCCGCGCCCCGCGCCGCCAGCCGGGCGGCCGAGCTCGCCTCCGCCGCCAGCCGCCGGGCCGCCAACGCCTCGGCGCCGCCGCCGCCCCGGGCCGAGCCGGCCAACCGGACGCTGAGCTACCGCTCGCTCTTCTACCAGCTGAACTTCGACCAGCCCGTGCGCAACCTGGCGCGCTTCCCGCGCCGCCCGCCCGGCGAGCTGGTGCTGGTGGTGCAGGTGCACGAGCGGGCCGAGCACCTGCGGCTGCTGCTGGACTCGCTGCGCCGGGCCCCGGGCGTGGAGAACGCGCTGCTGGTGCTGAGCCACGACCTGTGGTCGGAGGAGCTGAACGGGCTGGCGGCGCAGGTGGAGTTCTGCCAGGTGCTGCAGATCTTCTTCCCCTTCAGCGCCCAGCTCTACCCCCGCGAGTTCCCCGGCCACGACCCCCGCGACTGCCCGCGCGACATCGACAAGAAGGCGGCGCTGCGCCTGGGCTGCATCAACGCCGAGTACCCGGACTCCTTCGGCCACTACCGCGAGGCCAAGTTCTCCCAGACCAAGCACCACTGGTGGTGGAAGCTGCACTTCGTGTGGGAGCGGCTCCGGGCGCTGCGGGAGCACACGGGGCTGGTGCTCTTCCTGGAGGAGGATCACTACCTGGCCCCTGACTTCTACCACGTCCTCAAGCAGCTTTGGGCGCTGAAGCAGCAGGAGTGCCCGGAGTGCCAGGTCCTCTCCCTTGGCAGCTACAACGTGGTGCGGGGTGGCTTCTCCGGCAAAGCCGACAAGGTGGAAATGAAGACGTGGAAGTCCACCGAGCACAATATGGGCATGGCCTTCAGCAGAGACACGTACCAGCAACTGATCGAGTGCACAGATGCCTTCTGCACATATGACGACTACAACTGGGACTGGACGCTGCAGCATTTGACTATCTCTTGTCTTCCAAAATTCTGGAAAGTGCTAGTACCCGAAATCCCCAGGGTTTTTCATACAGGGGACTGTGGCATGCACCACAAGAAAGCCTGCAGACCATCCAGCCAGAGTGCCAAAATCGACTCGCTCTTAAGCAGCAACCAACAGTACCTGTTTCCTGAAACAATGAGTGTCAGTAAAAGGTACTCCATGGCACCTCTCTCTCCTCACGTGAAAAACGGAGGGTGGGGAGATATTAGAGACCATGAACTCTGTAAAAGTTATCGCAGACTGCAGTGA